The following proteins are encoded in a genomic region of Colletotrichum higginsianum IMI 349063 chromosome 9, whole genome shotgun sequence:
- a CDS encoding Cellulose-binding family II protein: MRFSATSAALVALAASSQAMNISASSDLDGSVWQALAPVEARTFEDMPRNRPIKRQSGWSPPSNIVTPLKQVWDHCKSTYTNGLFGFKNFGWDQVVATKGTINVCVRWESSASVTEAQRTQVAKALNTAHQSWYKWLYGYDNFPYSNIKVNVVGWAVRDKNLLQGSTSGIDVYTDKDGEGIPQCAESCGRFFNQNGDYSKCAGGAARHYDQSLWLTDGMGGGAGGDWGQRIGREYFMGALDSANIHILQHEIGHTYGLDDYWTPTGVSSFIMLAGSAAQITDFDGWMLRNWWYELSRNRGWQSSSAGSASGSATPATSASIKPTVKAVTSAAAPKTAAAAPTKAASSGATVGAWAQCGGGGYTGPTVCVSGFKCVKTNEWYSQCLTA, from the exons ATGCGTTTCTCTGCTACTTCAGCTGCCCTTGTGGCTTTGGCAGCCTCATCTCAGGCCATGAACATTTCGGCTTCTTCTGACCTCGACGGATCCGTGTGGCAGGCCCTCGCCCCCGTTGAGGCCCGGACATTCGAGGACATGCCCCGAAACCGTCCCATCAAGAGACAATCGGGTTGGAGCCCGCCTTCCAACATCGTCACGCCTCTGAAGCAGGTTTGGGACCATTGCAAGAGCACCTATACCAACGGTCTGTTTGGCTTCAAGAACTTTGGCTGGGACCAGGTTGTTGCCACCAAGGGCACCATCAATGTCTGCGTTCGCTGGGAGTCTAGCGCTTCTGTCACAGAGGCTCAGCGCACTCAAGTTGCCAAGGCCTTGAACACGGCTCACCAGAGCTGGTACAAGTGGCTGTACGGCTACGACAACTTCCCCTACTCCAACATCAAGGTCAACGTGGTTGGTTGGGCTGTCCGCGACAAGAACCTTCTCCAGGGCTCGACTTCCGGTATCGACGTCTACACCGACAAGGATGGTGAGGGTATTCCCCAGTGCGCCGAATCTTGTGGTCGCTTCTTCAACCAGAATGGCGACTACAGCAAGTGTGCTGGTGGTGCCGCCCGCCACTACGACCAGTCTCTCTGGCTCACCGACGGCATGGGCGGTGGTGCCGGCGGTGACTGGGGCCAGCGCATCGGCCGTGAGTACTTCATGGGTGCTCTGGACTCTGCGAACATCCACATCCTCCAGCACGAGATTGGCCACACCTACGGCCTTGATGACT ACTGGACTCCCACCGGTGTCTCTAGCTTTATCATGCTTGCTGGCTCCGCCGCTCAGATCACCGACTTTGACGGCTGGATGCTGCGCAACTGGTGGTATGAGCTCTCCCGCAATCGTGGTTGGCAATCGAGCAGCGCCGGTTCCGCCTCTGGCTCTGCGACTCCTGCTACGTCCGCGTCCATCAAGCCTACGGTCAAGGCTGTCACCTCTGCTGCCGCTCCCAAaactgccgctgccgccccaACCAAGGCGGCCAGCTCCGGTGCGACTGTCGGCGCATGGGCTCAGTGCGGTGGCGGAGGCTACACCGGCCCTACCGTCTGTGTATCTGGCTTCAAGTGCGTCAAGACCAACGAGTGGTACTCTCAGTGTCTTACAGCATGA
- a CDS encoding NupC family nucleoside transporter translates to MASQVTEVNQTNTTGATGGTPLRRDSDPALDIHNQQHHHHHPGAVDAKGHGDNVTYVPTDVSTVPQHADAPHDIEKGEKLSGPPDYDGEKAAVVSSNDEEEEEPQRRSIFASITRWWKRIYKEHRFLVQSKVMFYITAWWVASLVLHRNDKNWIVPFLVWFGCFLRYVFNFVPSSYASRPIKFAWHHSAVYIYNFIPAKYRTLAGGALTLAVIIVGTFASEEVADNTHENRAVSIFGLVFFLFCFWLTSHDRKRINWRPVIGGMLSQYIIALFVLRTSVGYDIFKFIADRAGDLLGFANQGTIFLTAESVIDLHWFISGVIPPIIFFVALVQLMYHVGFLQWFIGKFATFVFWALEVSGAEAVVAAATPFIGQGESAMLVRPFVPHMTKAEIHQIMTCGFATISGSVLVAYINLGLNAQAMVSSCVMSIPASIAISKLRYPENEETLTAGKVVIPPDDEHEAKNAIHAFANGAWLGIKIAGTIIACLLCILAFIALIDALLTWVGSYIQIKELTINFITGYIFVPLAFFLGVPRDGDLLKVARLIALKVVANEYVAFSAMKEPEYLDLSPRSQLIATYALCGFGNISSLGIQIGILSQLAPSRGGDVSALAVSALFSGVIATLTSAAVAGLVVTHQTTQLA, encoded by the exons ATGGCTTCCCAGGTCACCGAGGTCAACCAGACCAACACCACCGGCGCCACCGGCGGGACGCCGCTCCGCCGCGACTCGGACCCGGCACTTGACATCCAcaaccagcagcatcaccaccaccaccccggCGCTGTCGATGCCAAGGGCCACGGCGACAATGTGACGTACGTGCCGACTGACGTGTCGACCGTTCCTCAACATGCCGATGCGCCTCACGACATCGAGAAGGGTGAAAAGCTCAGCGGTCCTCCTGACtacgacggcgagaaggcAGCTGTGGTGTCCTCCaacgatgaagaagaagaagagccaCAGCGTCGTAGCATCTTCGCCTCAATCACAAGATGGTGGAAGAGAATTTACAAGGAGCACAGGTTTTTGGTCCAATCCAAGGTCATGTTCTACATAACCGCCTGGTGGGTTGCTTCTCTCGTGTTGCACCGAAACGACAAGAATTGGATTGTTCCATTCCTCGTATGGTTCGGCTGCTTCCTCCGCTACGTCTTCAACTTCGTCCCGAGCTCCTACGCCTCCCGGCCCATCAAGTTTGCGTGGCACCACAGCGCCGTGTACATCTACAACTTCATCCCCGCCAAGTACCGCAccttggccggcggcgccttgacgctcgccgtcatcatcgtcggtACTTTCGCCTCGGAGGAGGTGGCCGACAACACCCACGAGAACCGCGCCGTCTCCATCTTCGGTTTggttttcttcttgttctgcTTCTGGTTGACGTCCCACGACCGCAAGCGCATCAACTGGCGtcccgtcatcggcggcatgtTGTCGCAGTACATCATCGCGCTCTTCGTGCTTCGCACCTCCGTCGGATACGACATCTTCAAGTTCATTGCCGACCGCGCTGGTGACCTGCTCGGCTTCGCCAACCAGGGAACCATCTTCTTGACTGCTGAAAGCGTCATCGACCTCCACTGGTTCATCTCGGGCGTCATCCCgcccatcatcttcttcgtcgccctcgtccagctcaTGTACCACGTTGGCTTCCTCCAGTGGTTCATCGGCAAGTTCGCAACCTTTGTCTTCTGGGCGCTCGAGGTGTCCggtgccgaggccgtcgttgccgccgccacccccttcatcggccagggcgagTCTGCCATGCTGGTCCGTCCTTTCGTCCCTCATAtgaccaaggccgagatCCACCAGATCATGACGTGCGGTTTCGCAACCATCTCCGGCTCCGTTCTCGTTGCCTACATCAACCTTGGCCTCAATGCCCAGGCCATGGTGTCGTCCTGCGTCATGTCCATCCCTGCCTCCATCGCCATCTCCAAGCTTCGCTACCCCGAGAACGAGGAGACCCTGACCGCCGGAAAGGTCGTCATCCcccccgacgacgagcacgaGGCCAAGAACGCCATCCACGCCTTCGCCAACGGTGCTTGGCTGGGTATCAAGATCGCCGGTACCATCATCGCCTGTCTTCTCTGCATCTTGGCCTTCATCGCCCTGATTGATGCTTTGTTGACTTGGGTGGGAAGCTACATCCAGATCAAGGAACTGACCATCAACTTCATCACCGGGTACATTTTTGTGCCGCTTGCGTTCTTCCTGGGTGTTCCCCGTGACGGAGACTTGCTCAAGGTCGCCCGCCTCATCGCCCTTAAGGTCGTCGCT AACGAGTACGTTGCTTTCTCCGCGATGAAGGAGCCCGAATATCTCGACCTCTCTCCTCGCTCTCAGCTGATTGCTACCTACGCCCTCTGCGGTTTCGGCAACATCAGCTCTCTCGGCATCCAGATTGGTATCTTGAGTCAGTTGGCCCCCAGCCGTGGTGGCGACGTCAGTGCTTTGGCTGTCTCCGCCTTGTTCTCTGGAGTCATAGCGACCTTGAcctctgctgctgttgctggtcTTGTTGTCACTCATCAGACGACTCAGCTGGCTTGA